One Aciduliprofundum boonei T469 genomic region harbors:
- a CDS encoding MFS transporter, giving the protein MSLKGMGIVLKNRNFLKLWIGQIVSNIGDEVAFFGLGVLVVFSWKGTALDLSIVMASSSLPVLLFGPFVGVFVDRWNKQLTMIAADLIRAFLALFFIFCTSVIQLAIVVFLLATVSRFFYPARASIIPEIMKEENLVEANSFSQMTYMLSVILGPVIATPMIYILGYTWIFIFDSSSYVFSAIMISLMIYEHKARKEMKKPLEELIDGLKYIWNNPTVRLLILIFSIVMLFVGGLNVAFSIYIRDVVHMGVGGYGALEVLFGIGTVVGSISTGFLAGRFSPGKMVLTGILGIGIMILILGILPTPWVALIFGGFMIGYFVGYLNAPATAIFQKAIKEEFRGRVFSAQGAIIQGATLISIVVIGLLINYFGIIPIILFSSSVLIFLSIALIFSKASKVLNEGE; this is encoded by the coding sequence GTGAGCCTTAAAGGAATGGGCATAGTACTGAAGAATCGAAATTTTCTAAAATTGTGGATTGGTCAAATTGTATCAAATATAGGTGATGAAGTTGCATTTTTCGGATTAGGAGTTTTGGTTGTATTCTCTTGGAAAGGTACTGCTTTGGACCTTAGCATTGTCATGGCTTCTTCCTCGCTCCCCGTACTACTATTTGGCCCCTTCGTGGGAGTATTTGTTGATAGATGGAACAAGCAGCTTACCATGATAGCTGCGGATTTGATTCGGGCATTTTTAGCTTTATTCTTCATATTCTGCACATCCGTGATTCAATTAGCAATTGTTGTGTTTCTCCTTGCAACGGTCTCAAGATTTTTCTACCCAGCAAGAGCATCTATAATCCCAGAGATCATGAAAGAGGAAAACTTGGTAGAGGCAAATTCATTCTCACAGATGACCTATATGCTCTCAGTTATTTTAGGCCCAGTTATCGCAACTCCAATGATTTACATTCTTGGGTACACATGGATATTCATATTTGACTCATCTTCCTATGTATTCTCAGCAATTATGATATCTCTTATGATTTATGAGCATAAAGCAAGGAAGGAGATGAAAAAACCGCTGGAAGAGCTAATTGATGGATTAAAATACATATGGAACAATCCAACTGTTAGATTGCTGATTCTCATATTTTCCATAGTTATGCTCTTTGTCGGTGGTTTAAATGTGGCGTTCTCCATATACATAAGGGATGTTGTGCATATGGGAGTCGGAGGTTATGGAGCCCTAGAAGTTCTATTCGGTATCGGTACAGTTGTAGGCTCAATTTCAACAGGATTCCTCGCAGGAAGATTCTCCCCAGGAAAGATGGTACTGACTGGGATATTGGGAATAGGAATTATGATTCTAATACTGGGTATCTTACCAACTCCCTGGGTTGCACTAATATTTGGAGGGTTCATGATTGGCTACTTTGTAGGTTATCTAAACGCCCCGGCTACTGCCATATTCCAAAAAGCCATAAAGGAGGAATTTAGAGGAAGAGTATTTAGCGCTCAAGGAGCGATAATCCAAGGAGCAACTCTAATTTCGATTGTTGTCATAGGTCTCCTAATAAACTACTTTGGAATAATCCCCATAATACTTTTCTCATCTTCAGTGCTCATATTTCTCTCCATAGCCCTTATATTCTCAAAGGCCTCAAAGGTTTTAAACGAAGGAGAATAA
- a CDS encoding thioesterase family protein, with the protein MEIPENVEYEYEVEVKEELTAKQIGLNVLVFSTPCLVQAMEIAALRCVEPYLPNTHTTVGTGICIKHLKATPLGDKVKVKARLIKADVPKLEFEVEAWDYKGKVGEGKHYRYIVEKKRFEDKIREMMK; encoded by the coding sequence ATGGAAATTCCAGAAAATGTAGAATATGAATACGAGGTTGAGGTTAAGGAAGAGCTCACTGCTAAGCAGATTGGCCTAAATGTACTCGTTTTTTCCACCCCTTGCTTGGTGCAGGCTATGGAGATAGCCGCTCTAAGATGCGTGGAGCCATACCTGCCAAATACCCACACCACCGTGGGCACAGGAATTTGTATAAAGCATCTGAAAGCCACACCCTTGGGAGATAAGGTGAAGGTTAAAGCAAGGTTGATAAAGGCAGATGTACCAAAGCTAGAATTTGAAGTTGAGGCGTGGGATTATAAAGGAAAGGTGGGCGAGGGAAAGCATTATAGGTACATAGTTGAAAAGAAAAGGTTTGAAGATAAAATAAGGGAGATGATGAAATGA
- the gcvPA gene encoding aminomethyl-transferring glycine dehydrogenase subunit GcvPA: MNDMQDMLRAMKLDSWEELFKDIPKEARKDGINIPSMDEYELFRYAKKLADKNKDFFQMPNFLGAGVYFHFIPPAVLSLASRSEFYTSYTPYQAEISQGMLQVLFEYQSLIAELTGMDVANSSMYDASTSLGEAARMANRINRRREILVPENLHWEKESVLKNYIAGLGMKVKKYPLNERSMVDLDGLSSMITKDTAAVYAENPNFFGIIDENVVHLREIVGDSILIVGVNPISLGVLKPPGEYGADIVIGEGQILGNPISFGGPLLGIFATKMKYVRKMPGRLIGMTKDAEGRRAFTMTLQTREQHIRRGKATSNICSNEALCALMSTLYLAYLGSNGLRKVAKKNMENAKKLMHMLKSEGFDAPHFDAPHFNEFLLDLPKNPHLVNKALIAKGVQGGYPINEGCFRGIGHAMLLCTTEIHEDEDMRRLVEALKEVL, from the coding sequence ATGAACGATATGCAAGATATGCTCCGCGCTATGAAACTTGATTCTTGGGAAGAACTTTTTAAGGATATTCCCAAGGAAGCAAGGAAGGATGGAATAAACATACCGAGCATGGATGAGTATGAGCTTTTCCGCTACGCTAAAAAATTGGCAGATAAGAACAAGGATTTTTTCCAGATGCCAAATTTCCTAGGTGCTGGCGTGTATTTCCATTTCATACCCCCAGCCGTTTTATCTCTAGCTTCAAGATCTGAGTTTTACACCTCCTATACCCCTTATCAGGCTGAAATCTCGCAAGGAATGCTTCAAGTCCTATTTGAGTATCAGAGCTTGATAGCAGAGCTCACAGGCATGGATGTGGCCAACTCCTCCATGTACGATGCCTCCACCTCCCTTGGTGAGGCTGCAAGAATGGCAAACAGAATAAACAGGAGAAGGGAGATTCTCGTGCCAGAGAACCTGCACTGGGAGAAGGAGAGCGTGCTGAAAAATTACATAGCGGGATTGGGGATGAAGGTCAAAAAGTATCCCCTTAATGAGAGAAGTATGGTGGATCTAGATGGATTATCTTCTATGATTACCAAGGATACTGCGGCAGTGTACGCTGAGAACCCTAACTTTTTCGGGATAATTGATGAGAATGTTGTACATCTAAGAGAGATCGTTGGAGATTCCATACTGATAGTGGGCGTGAATCCCATATCCCTGGGAGTGCTCAAGCCTCCTGGAGAGTACGGTGCGGATATAGTTATCGGCGAGGGCCAAATATTGGGCAATCCCATAAGCTTTGGAGGACCTCTGTTAGGCATATTTGCCACTAAAATGAAGTATGTGCGCAAGATGCCGGGCAGACTCATAGGAATGACCAAGGACGCTGAGGGAAGAAGGGCATTTACAATGACATTGCAAACCAGAGAGCAGCATATTCGCCGTGGAAAGGCAACGAGCAACATATGCTCTAACGAAGCTCTGTGCGCGCTTATGAGCACTCTATACCTTGCATATCTAGGCTCTAATGGATTGAGGAAAGTGGCAAAGAAGAATATGGAGAATGCAAAGAAATTAATGCATATGCTCAAGAGTGAAGGATTTGACGCTCCTCATTTCGATGCGCCCCATTTTAACGAATTCCTACTTGATTTGCCCAAGAATCCGCATCTTGTTAATAAAGCACTTATCGCGAAGGGTGTGCAGGGTGGCTATCCCATAAACGAGGGTTGTTTCAGGGGAATAGGCCATGCTATGCTTCTCTGCACCACAGAGATTCACGAGGATGAAGATATGCGAAGATTGGTAGAAGCTTTGAAGGAGGTGCTTTAA
- a CDS encoding S-methyl-5'-thioadenosine phosphorylase, protein MPKIGIIGGSGVYGVFNPKESVKVHTPYGLPSGNVEIGEINGVEVAFIPRHGKGHYIPPHKVNYRANIFALHSLGVERVIGISAVGSLREDYRPGDIVITDQYIDFTKKREYTFYDGPKVVHISMADPFCPELRNVFIETTRALGYPMHDRGTYVCIEGPRFSTRAESRMFRQFADIIGMTLVPEVQLARELEMCYVNISTITDYDVWAEKPVTTEEVMRVMKENEEKVKRILEKGVPMIPKERHCGCKDALKGAEI, encoded by the coding sequence ATGCCAAAGATAGGTATAATTGGTGGCTCTGGGGTTTACGGGGTTTTCAATCCAAAGGAGAGTGTAAAGGTTCATACCCCCTACGGTTTACCCTCTGGCAATGTGGAGATCGGTGAGATAAATGGCGTTGAAGTTGCATTCATTCCTCGCCACGGAAAAGGGCATTATATACCTCCGCACAAGGTTAATTATCGAGCAAATATATTTGCACTGCATTCGCTAGGAGTGGAGAGAGTGATAGGAATAAGCGCTGTGGGCTCTTTGAGGGAGGATTACAGGCCTGGAGATATTGTAATAACTGATCAGTACATAGATTTCACCAAAAAAAGAGAATACACATTCTACGATGGTCCTAAAGTGGTGCATATAAGCATGGCTGATCCTTTCTGCCCAGAGTTAAGAAATGTGTTCATAGAAACCACGAGGGCATTGGGCTATCCTATGCATGATAGGGGAACTTATGTCTGCATTGAGGGACCAAGATTCTCCACCCGAGCAGAGAGCAGAATGTTCAGGCAGTTTGCGGATATAATTGGTATGACTCTCGTGCCTGAGGTGCAATTGGCAAGGGAGTTAGAGATGTGCTATGTAAACATCTCTACCATAACCGATTACGATGTTTGGGCTGAGAAGCCTGTCACAACGGAGGAGGTTATGCGCGTTATGAAAGAAAATGAGGAAAAGGTGAAGAGGATATTGGAAAAGGGTGTGCCAATGATTCCCAAGGAAAGGCATTGCGGATGCAAAGATGCCCTGAAAGGAGCTGAAATATGA
- a CDS encoding TrkA C-terminal domain-containing protein — protein sequence MIALISLLLVILFSVIFVRIGAVALEMTGLSREVAAFQAQSAYTGVGFTTSESEYVVSHPVKRKIIRTLMFVGSAGIASAIAMLFLSFVGKTEKESLDSLIYLGIGLILLYFFARSKFIDRGLRYIIKKSLRKFTKLHVYDYELLLGLSKGYSIGQFKVRRNSWLANRKLESLKLKEEGILVLGIHRKSGEREIFIGAPKGEVTINPGDVLVCYGPDEGIKRLSHRIKGKKGDKEHREAVKMEKLRQMEEKMEISK from the coding sequence ATGATAGCTTTGATCTCATTACTTTTAGTGATACTCTTCTCCGTAATTTTTGTTAGAATAGGGGCAGTGGCTCTGGAGATGACAGGTTTATCAAGAGAAGTGGCTGCATTTCAGGCACAGTCAGCATACACGGGAGTTGGATTTACTACATCAGAATCGGAGTATGTGGTATCGCATCCTGTTAAAAGAAAGATAATTAGAACGCTGATGTTTGTAGGTAGTGCGGGGATAGCATCGGCTATTGCTATGCTGTTTCTTAGTTTTGTTGGAAAAACAGAGAAAGAGAGTTTGGATAGTTTAATATATTTGGGAATAGGTCTTATTTTACTTTACTTCTTTGCCCGATCAAAATTTATTGACAGGGGATTAAGGTACATAATAAAGAAATCACTGCGGAAATTTACAAAGTTGCATGTTTATGATTATGAGCTTCTCTTGGGGCTTTCTAAAGGATACTCTATTGGTCAATTTAAAGTTAGGCGCAATAGTTGGCTGGCAAATAGAAAGCTCGAATCTCTTAAGTTGAAAGAAGAAGGTATTCTAGTTTTGGGTATTCACAGGAAGAGCGGAGAAAGAGAGATCTTTATAGGTGCTCCGAAAGGGGAGGTTACAATAAATCCTGGGGATGTACTCGTGTGCTATGGACCCGATGAAGGCATAAAGAGGCTGTCTCACAGAATAAAGGGTAAGAAGGGAGATAAAGAGCATAGAGAGGCCGTGAAGATGGAAAAGCTCAGGCAGATGGAGGAGAAAATGGAGATATCCAAGTAA
- a CDS encoding UbiX family flavin prenyltransferase — protein MKIIVGITGASGSILGIKLLESLKAHDVSLILSENAKKIIKYETDYKEEDLINLSSRIYNNNEMDADIASGTTRFDSLVIVPCSTSTLSKIACGIADNLITRVASVALKERRKVILVPRETPLSPIILENMLKLSKIGVDILPPVPAFYLKPKKIDDVVNYIVGKILDSLGIEHKLYKPYSPQ, from the coding sequence ATGAAAATAATCGTTGGTATAACAGGTGCATCAGGCAGCATACTGGGAATAAAACTTCTGGAAAGTTTAAAAGCTCATGATGTCTCCTTAATACTCTCCGAAAACGCTAAGAAGATTATAAAATACGAGACAGATTACAAAGAGGAGGACCTAATAAATTTATCCTCAAGAATTTACAATAACAACGAAATGGATGCGGATATTGCCTCTGGAACTACGAGGTTTGATTCTTTGGTAATAGTACCATGCTCTACGAGTACATTATCAAAAATAGCCTGCGGCATAGCGGATAATCTCATAACTCGCGTTGCCTCCGTGGCTTTAAAAGAGAGAAGAAAGGTAATTTTGGTACCAAGAGAAACGCCTCTTAGCCCAATTATCCTTGAAAACATGCTCAAGCTCTCAAAAATAGGTGTCGATATTCTACCTCCTGTACCTGCATTCTATTTGAAACCTAAAAAAATAGATGATGTTGTGAATTACATTGTAGGAAAAATTTTGGATTCCTTGGGAATAGAGCATAAGCTCTACAAGCCCTATTCTCCTCAGTAG
- a CDS encoding sodium:proton antiporter, whose amino-acid sequence MDFNISLVLHSEVDVVAYAVLIVLLFGIISLLISRRTKISYIPILILFGILIGPVLGMINRKLALSLFEYVRVFGLFMILFAEGYHLWRSLLVKNFTTIALLDTIGLLITALLAGFIFSLIFHVPFTVGFLFGAIVSATDPATLIPLFKQHKVDRNIETVIVTESIFNDPLGVVLTSLALAFVMPQAPSAQPVEKLAEYVTLYPAAILYFLYQVGMSIVIGAIVAWIGYEGIKKIKLRKSPYVEILAITLAFGGFVLGEVVGASGFLVATVIGILLGNYDDFFHDNSPEVQHAVRWHMHFNDVLAMLGTIFIFILLGASLNLSMLDPLMILYGSIIALFIVFVARPVAALVILPKWKFKKYLFISLEGPRGVVPSALASMPLMLGIAYNNTQMIHWGELILSTTIITVLLTVIIETLWVPYLKKKLLS is encoded by the coding sequence TTGGATTTCAACATATCTTTGGTACTGCATTCCGAGGTGGATGTAGTCGCATATGCTGTTCTCATAGTCCTTTTATTTGGCATAATATCACTTCTCATTAGTAGAAGAACTAAGATATCCTACATACCCATACTCATTCTTTTTGGCATTCTAATAGGGCCCGTGTTGGGCATGATTAATAGAAAATTAGCTTTGAGTTTGTTTGAATATGTAAGAGTTTTTGGTCTTTTTATGATTCTATTTGCTGAGGGGTATCATTTGTGGAGGTCTCTTTTAGTTAAAAACTTTACCACGATAGCCCTTCTCGATACCATAGGTCTTTTGATAACTGCCCTCTTAGCAGGTTTTATTTTCTCGCTAATCTTCCATGTACCATTCACAGTTGGATTCCTCTTTGGTGCTATAGTGTCTGCAACTGATCCCGCTACTCTTATACCCCTATTCAAACAGCACAAGGTTGATAGAAACATAGAAACGGTTATAGTTACAGAATCTATCTTTAATGATCCTCTGGGTGTGGTGCTTACATCTCTTGCTCTTGCTTTCGTCATGCCCCAAGCACCCAGTGCACAGCCAGTAGAAAAATTAGCAGAGTATGTAACTCTCTATCCCGCTGCGATTTTGTATTTTCTTTATCAGGTGGGAATGTCCATAGTGATAGGTGCAATTGTTGCTTGGATAGGATATGAGGGAATAAAGAAGATAAAACTCAGAAAATCTCCATATGTGGAAATCTTAGCAATAACTCTGGCTTTTGGTGGATTTGTGTTAGGAGAGGTTGTGGGTGCCTCGGGATTTCTGGTTGCAACAGTGATAGGAATCTTGCTGGGTAATTATGATGATTTCTTCCATGATAACTCCCCCGAAGTCCAGCATGCTGTGAGGTGGCACATGCATTTTAACGATGTTCTTGCCATGCTTGGAACTATATTCATATTCATACTTTTAGGAGCCAGTTTGAATCTCTCTATGCTGGATCCACTGATGATTTTGTACGGTTCAATAATAGCCCTTTTCATAGTATTCGTTGCCAGGCCTGTGGCGGCCTTGGTCATACTGCCTAAATGGAAATTCAAGAAATACCTATTCATCTCTTTAGAAGGGCCTCGTGGAGTTGTACCTTCGGCCTTGGCCAGCATGCCTCTTATGCTTGGAATAGCGTATAATAATACTCAGATGATACACTGGGGTGAGCTCATTTTAAGCACTACGATTATAACGGTGCTGTTGACAGTGATAATAGAGACCCTGTGGGTTCCCTATTTGAAAAAGAAGCTTCTTAGTTAA
- the gcvPB gene encoding aminomethyl-transferring glycine dehydrogenase subunit GcvPB: MYRQARYDEPLLKEMHSENDVEIEIEVPEVLKREKLELPNIPEYEVVRHYTRLSQMNYGVDINTYPLGSCTMKYNPKLNEEIARMFFYLHPYQDESTVQGALQIMYELQEMLKEITDMDAFTLQPAAGAHGEFTGMLLVRAYHEFRGELEKRRNVLVPDSAHGTNPASAAMAGFNVIEIPSNKEGMVDLEALEAATDESTAAFMITNPNTLGIFEEDILEIAKIMHKNGALLYYDGANLNAIMGITSPGIMGFDIVHLNLHKTFSTPHGGGGPGSGPVGVRGELVDFLPVPIVNYDGEKYFLDYNVRHTIGKVRSFYGNFGVLVKAWAYIKRLGGEGLRDAAIRAVVNSNYLKERIKEHYELPYKDLRKHEFVVRPKNATALDVAKRLLDFGVHAPTVYFPLIVHEALMIEPTETETKENLDRFAEIMIRIAKEADEESELLHEAPHNTSIGRVDDILANRKPVLTWKMYREMKERGEIDY; this comes from the coding sequence ATGTACAGGCAGGCAAGGTACGATGAGCCCTTGCTTAAGGAGATGCACAGCGAGAATGATGTAGAGATAGAAATAGAAGTGCCCGAGGTATTGAAGAGAGAGAAATTGGAGCTGCCCAACATACCAGAATATGAGGTGGTTCGTCATTATACCAGGCTCTCGCAGATGAATTATGGGGTGGATATCAACACATACCCTCTGGGATCCTGCACGATGAAATACAATCCCAAGCTCAACGAGGAGATTGCAAGAATGTTCTTCTATCTTCACCCTTATCAGGATGAGAGTACGGTGCAGGGAGCATTGCAGATCATGTACGAATTGCAAGAGATGCTGAAAGAAATAACTGATATGGATGCATTTACGCTGCAGCCTGCAGCAGGGGCACATGGAGAATTCACAGGTATGCTTCTTGTTAGAGCCTATCATGAATTTAGGGGAGAATTAGAGAAGAGGCGCAATGTTCTCGTGCCAGACTCTGCGCATGGTACAAATCCTGCCAGTGCGGCCATGGCCGGGTTTAATGTGATCGAGATACCATCTAACAAAGAAGGTATGGTTGATTTAGAAGCTTTAGAAGCTGCAACGGATGAATCAACAGCTGCATTCATGATAACAAATCCAAACACTCTGGGCATATTTGAGGAGGATATATTGGAAATTGCCAAGATCATGCACAAGAACGGTGCGTTGCTCTACTACGATGGTGCAAATCTCAATGCCATCATGGGCATAACCTCACCGGGCATAATGGGATTTGATATAGTGCATCTGAATCTGCACAAGACCTTCTCCACGCCCCACGGTGGTGGTGGACCTGGCTCCGGGCCTGTTGGCGTTCGTGGTGAGCTTGTGGATTTCTTACCCGTTCCTATTGTGAATTACGATGGAGAGAAGTATTTCTTAGATTACAATGTAAGGCATACCATAGGCAAAGTGCGTAGCTTCTATGGCAATTTTGGAGTTCTGGTAAAAGCCTGGGCCTACATAAAGCGCTTGGGAGGAGAAGGATTGAGAGATGCGGCTATACGCGCTGTGGTCAATTCAAATTATTTAAAGGAGAGAATAAAAGAGCACTACGAGCTTCCCTACAAGGATCTGAGAAAGCATGAATTTGTGGTCAGGCCCAAGAATGCCACTGCCCTAGATGTGGCAAAGAGGTTGCTGGACTTCGGCGTGCACGCGCCAACTGTGTATTTTCCACTCATAGTGCACGAAGCCCTGATGATCGAGCCCACAGAAACGGAGACGAAGGAGAATCTTGATAGATTTGCAGAGATAATGATAAGAATTGCAAAAGAGGCGGATGAGGAGTCAGAGCTTTTGCACGAGGCACCGCATAACACGTCCATTGGAAGAGTGGATGATATCCTCGCCAACAGAAAACCGGTACTAACTTGGAAAATGTACAGGGAGATGAAAGAAAGGGGAGAAATAGACTACTGA
- a CDS encoding carbon-nitrogen hydrolase family protein, whose product MKVLLAQMRASFDVQNNLKRLLNIVKRNDADMYVFPELYLTGYLIRDKIFERAMDGEDEIFGDIVNVAKDKVLIFGFPERAEHIYNSAAVIVDGEIKIARKLYLPNFGPFEEKLYFKEGEKPFVVDTQFGKIGVQICYDAFFPEVAKTQALNGADIIVNISASPITSRAMFEKIIPARAIENTVFFVYVNWAGLQRTMEFWGGSMFYSPRGKLLYKAPYFEEDIHTVEINLDDIALARRVRPTLRDTRKELFSFV is encoded by the coding sequence ATGAAGGTACTTTTGGCTCAAATGAGGGCCAGTTTTGATGTACAAAATAATTTGAAAAGATTGCTCAACATTGTTAAAAGAAACGATGCGGATATGTATGTTTTCCCAGAATTGTATCTAACAGGTTATTTAATTCGTGATAAAATTTTTGAAAGAGCGATGGATGGAGAGGATGAGATTTTTGGGGATATTGTAAATGTTGCCAAGGATAAAGTTCTAATCTTCGGTTTTCCCGAGAGGGCCGAGCATATTTACAATTCTGCAGCCGTAATTGTGGATGGAGAGATAAAAATTGCAAGGAAATTGTACTTGCCGAATTTCGGGCCCTTTGAAGAGAAGTTGTACTTTAAAGAGGGTGAGAAACCTTTTGTTGTAGATACACAGTTTGGAAAAATAGGTGTGCAAATTTGTTACGATGCTTTCTTTCCCGAAGTAGCCAAAACGCAGGCGTTGAACGGTGCGGATATTATCGTTAACATCTCCGCAAGTCCCATTACTTCCAGAGCCATGTTTGAAAAGATTATACCAGCGAGGGCCATAGAGAACACTGTATTTTTTGTTTATGTGAATTGGGCTGGATTGCAGCGCACCATGGAGTTCTGGGGCGGCTCTATGTTCTATTCTCCAAGGGGAAAGCTTCTATACAAAGCGCCTTATTTTGAGGAAGATATTCACACGGTTGAAATAAACTTGGATGATATTGCCCTCGCTAGAAGAGTAAGACCCACATTGAGAGATACGAGAAAAGAATTATTCTCCTTCGTTTAA
- the hycI gene encoding hydrogenase maturation peptidase HycI translates to MKVLMGIGNDLRGDDAIGIYIAKNFKKEGWKVIIAGQVPEDFTGEIKRIKPDLLILVDAALMGLQPGEFRVVPTDLIPNVAFSTHGMPLSFFINYIGESAQKIILIGIEPKNLEFGEELSPEVKEAGDKIIEILKKEEIEEIKILKG, encoded by the coding sequence ATGAAAGTTCTAATGGGCATAGGCAATGACTTACGGGGAGATGATGCCATAGGGATTTATATAGCCAAAAACTTTAAAAAAGAGGGGTGGAAAGTAATCATAGCGGGACAGGTGCCCGAAGATTTTACAGGGGAAATAAAAAGAATAAAGCCAGATCTATTAATACTCGTGGACGCTGCGTTGATGGGACTTCAGCCCGGAGAGTTCAGAGTAGTCCCTACCGATTTGATTCCGAATGTGGCATTTAGCACCCATGGTATGCCTCTCTCTTTTTTCATAAACTATATAGGCGAGAGTGCTCAAAAAATAATTCTAATTGGTATAGAGCCAAAGAATCTGGAATTTGGAGAGGAATTGAGTCCCGAGGTCAAAGAGGCTGGAGATAAAATCATTGAAATCTTGAAAAAAGAAGAGATTGAAGAAATAAAGATATTGAAAGGGTAA
- a CDS encoding aconitase/3-isopropylmalate dehydratase large subunit family protein — protein MPTIVEKILQEHSEEKVEPGKIVWIDLDIITAREFGGPNVVKHLKENFSGNYVAKPESTFFTFDLSVPAKTLKYALAQNICRKFAKEVGIKVFDINQGIGTHVLIDRGVVKPGMTAVGTDSHYNILGAMGVFGQGMGDKDIAFAFKTGKTWFEVPETMKVIVEGKYNFPTVARDLTFAVMRELGPAGALGRAIEYYGDAISSLSIDGRITLASQTTEMGGIIGFTPMDEKLKSFYESKGMNFKVIKADKEAEYVEEIHIDVNNLEPLMASPPNPCNVHPVSEYEGMEIDGAFIGSCTNGRYEDLVAAAKILKGKKLKVPLTITPTTREIWLRLMKEGIWEIFAEAGAVLTNPGCGGCAEGMPGLIGDEVYLSTTNRNYPGKQGPGKLYLVSPVIAAASAVEGKVTVPRM, from the coding sequence ATGCCCACTATAGTTGAGAAAATCCTCCAAGAGCATAGCGAGGAAAAAGTTGAGCCTGGCAAAATTGTATGGATTGATCTGGATATAATAACCGCTAGAGAATTTGGGGGACCAAATGTTGTAAAGCATCTAAAAGAGAACTTCTCTGGTAATTATGTGGCAAAGCCCGAAAGTACATTCTTCACATTTGATTTGAGCGTCCCCGCTAAAACTCTGAAATATGCTCTGGCTCAAAATATATGCAGAAAATTTGCGAAGGAAGTAGGAATAAAAGTTTTTGATATAAATCAGGGCATAGGAACGCATGTGCTCATTGACAGGGGCGTTGTAAAGCCCGGAATGACCGCTGTCGGCACTGATTCTCACTACAATATCTTAGGTGCCATGGGAGTTTTTGGACAGGGTATGGGAGATAAGGATATCGCATTTGCATTTAAAACTGGAAAGACATGGTTCGAAGTGCCAGAGACAATGAAAGTTATCGTGGAAGGAAAATACAATTTTCCAACGGTGGCGAGGGATCTGACATTTGCCGTTATGAGAGAACTCGGACCTGCGGGGGCCTTGGGAAGAGCTATTGAATACTACGGAGATGCAATATCCTCTCTAAGCATTGACGGACGCATTACCCTTGCATCACAAACAACAGAGATGGGTGGAATAATAGGATTCACACCTATGGATGAGAAATTAAAGAGTTTCTATGAGAGCAAAGGTATGAATTTCAAGGTAATAAAAGCAGATAAAGAAGCAGAGTATGTGGAAGAAATTCATATCGATGTCAACAATTTGGAGCCACTAATGGCCTCACCTCCAAATCCCTGCAATGTACATCCTGTTAGCGAATATGAAGGTATGGAAATAGATGGTGCATTCATAGGCTCTTGCACAAATGGGAGATACGAGGACTTAGTTGCCGCTGCAAAAATCTTAAAGGGAAAGAAGTTGAAAGTGCCCTTGACAATAACCCCTACAACAAGAGAAATATGGCTTAGGTTGATGAAAGAAGGTATATGGGAGATATTTGCAGAGGCAGGAGCAGTACTTACAAATCCAGGATGCGGTGGCTGTGCAGAGGGAATGCCCGGGCTTATAGGTGACGAAGTTTATCTAAGCACTACAAATCGCAACTATCCCGGCAAGCAGGGTCCAGGGAAATTGTATCTAGTATCGCCTGTGATAGCAGCAGCAAGTGCCGTTGAAGGAAAAGTTACCGTACCAAGGATGTAA